A single genomic interval of Syntrophobotulus glycolicus DSM 8271 harbors:
- a CDS encoding ABC transporter permease codes for MILNQRIKRELKGNWLQYGALFFLVAFSLSIVISMASATDSVFHTVDTNHQKNHVEDGEFHVLVPFSREQAAEIEALGVKLEENFYLDIDLGGNTFRLFKNREQINTLELDEGVLADKAGEIVIEKRYADSRGLKVGDTIEIKNKQYTVTGIGSAPDYASVKKNPYDVAADSDQFNIGFVSPETFEELKNDENTEFCYSYLLTGNVTAKKLKDHLADMDFDKSMITNRYMLEAAEEAESKKQELEKGFDRLADGSRALKDGLNELNDGLTSLTDGVQSLAELGSLNESLRSLNPELNDLYNGSASLSAGGRELSDGASALDNGVREMRTTLLDFWEDNIDDQYVNLSYFISSEDNPRINDVKTDCEINKLSALFAGLIILLLLAYVISVFIVNNIERESPVIGALYSHGYMKSDLLKHFMILPLLLVAAASVTGTAAGYFMIPVMNQSSGIYSFPELQAVMKPYLIGYGIVLPVIIAALVNFLVINKKLSLEPLKLLRQEKKQSRIANLDLGNLGFIHRYRVRQLLREIRGNITIILGLFLAILLMVFAVQIKGSIDHYVQHTTDDAKFKYMYILQYPEDEVPENGEEAYSQSLYAYFNLIDSDLEVNLLGIKEDNPYFYFQIKDSGDNDDVYISNSVAYKFGYKVGDHIILNDHIENKSYRFHVAGIVPYSNGLYIFANIDHLRKVFDTEDDFYNTVLSDKKLNIEQGRIASVIHLNDLAESASKFNEMMASLMITLLAGSVIIFIVVLYLLLRMMMNKSTFSISLLKVFGYDEKEVKRIYLGSAFYTVLLSAVIGIPVSRFIVAAIWPFMISNVVAGFESYIPLNLYLAVIGIILLSYLVVNFLLGRHLQKVTLVEILKNRE; via the coding sequence ATGATTTTAAATCAAAGAATAAAACGGGAATTAAAAGGAAACTGGCTTCAATACGGGGCACTTTTTTTTCTGGTTGCGTTCAGTCTCAGCATTGTGATCAGTATGGCCTCGGCTACAGATTCTGTTTTCCATACTGTGGATACAAATCACCAGAAAAATCATGTGGAGGATGGAGAATTTCATGTTCTTGTGCCATTCTCAAGGGAGCAGGCAGCGGAGATAGAAGCGTTGGGCGTCAAACTGGAAGAGAACTTTTATCTGGATATCGATCTGGGCGGGAACACCTTCCGTCTCTTTAAAAACAGAGAACAGATTAATACCTTGGAATTGGATGAGGGTGTATTGGCCGACAAAGCCGGTGAGATCGTGATCGAGAAACGATACGCCGACAGCCGCGGTTTAAAGGTAGGAGACACCATTGAAATAAAAAATAAACAATATACTGTCACAGGTATTGGTTCCGCGCCGGATTATGCTTCAGTGAAAAAAAATCCGTATGATGTGGCAGCTGATTCTGATCAATTCAATATAGGGTTTGTTTCTCCCGAGACCTTTGAAGAGCTGAAAAATGATGAAAATACGGAATTTTGCTATAGCTATTTACTGACTGGCAATGTCACCGCTAAAAAGTTAAAGGATCATTTAGCCGATATGGATTTTGACAAATCCATGATTACCAACCGTTATATGCTGGAAGCCGCGGAAGAGGCGGAAAGCAAAAAACAAGAGCTGGAAAAAGGATTTGACCGGCTGGCGGATGGAAGCAGAGCTTTAAAGGATGGCCTGAATGAATTGAACGACGGGTTGACCAGCTTAACAGACGGCGTGCAATCTCTTGCGGAACTGGGATCGCTTAATGAGAGCCTGAGAAGTCTGAACCCCGAATTGAATGACCTTTATAATGGAAGCGCCTCTTTATCGGCGGGCGGCAGGGAGCTCAGCGACGGAGCCTCCGCTTTGGACAATGGCGTTCGGGAAATGCGCACCACACTGCTTGATTTTTGGGAAGACAATATTGACGACCAATATGTTAATCTTTCTTATTTTATCTCAAGTGAAGATAATCCCAGGATTAATGACGTAAAAACGGATTGCGAAATTAACAAACTCAGCGCGCTCTTTGCCGGCCTGATCATTTTATTATTGCTCGCTTATGTGATCTCGGTATTTATTGTGAATAATATTGAACGGGAAAGCCCCGTAATCGGAGCGCTGTATTCCCACGGTTACATGAAAAGTGACTTGTTGAAACATTTCATGATTCTTCCCCTTTTGCTTGTGGCGGCGGCCTCTGTAACGGGAACCGCAGCCGGCTATTTCATGATCCCGGTCATGAACCAATCGTCTGGGATCTATTCCTTTCCGGAACTTCAAGCTGTGATGAAACCCTACCTCATCGGATACGGAATTGTCTTACCTGTCATCATCGCCGCTTTAGTCAATTTCTTGGTCATTAATAAAAAGCTGTCTTTGGAACCGTTAAAATTACTGCGTCAGGAAAAAAAGCAGAGCCGGATTGCCAATCTTGATTTAGGCAATTTGGGTTTTATCCATCGCTATCGCGTCCGTCAGCTTTTAAGGGAAATCAGAGGAAATATCACTATTATTCTGGGGCTGTTTCTGGCAATCCTGCTGATGGTCTTTGCCGTCCAAATCAAGGGCAGCATTGATCATTATGTGCAGCACACTACCGATGACGCCAAATTCAAATATATGTATATTTTACAGTATCCTGAGGATGAGGTTCCTGAGAACGGCGAAGAGGCCTACAGTCAATCTTTGTATGCCTATTTTAATCTGATTGATTCTGATTTAGAAGTCAACCTTCTGGGGATCAAAGAAGATAATCCTTATTTTTATTTTCAAATCAAGGACAGCGGAGATAACGACGATGTCTATATCTCGAATTCTGTCGCCTATAAATTTGGTTATAAAGTTGGCGATCATATTATCCTCAATGATCATATTGAAAATAAAAGTTATCGCTTTCATGTAGCGGGTATTGTACCGTATTCCAACGGCTTGTATATTTTTGCGAATATCGATCATCTGCGCAAAGTATTTGACACGGAAGATGATTTCTATAATACGGTGCTTTCCGATAAGAAGCTGAACATCGAACAGGGAAGGATTGCTTCCGTCATTCATTTGAATGACCTGGCCGAGTCGGCCTCTAAATTTAATGAGATGATGGCAAGTTTGATGATCACACTGCTGGCAGGGTCTGTAATTATCTTTATTGTCGTGCTGTATCTTTTATTAAGGATGATGATGAATAAGTCAACCTTCAGCATATCTCTGCTTAAGGTCTTCGGCTACGACGAAAAAGAAGTAAAGAGAATCTATCTCGGAAGTGCCTTTTATACAGTTTTGTTGTCAGCCGTAATCGGAATACCGGTGAGCAGGTTTATTGTTGCGGCAATATGGCCGTTTATGATTTCCAATGTAGTGGCAGGATTTGAAAGCTATATCCCCTTGAATTTATATTTGGCCGTAATTGGGATTATCCTGCTGTCCTATCTGGTTGTGAATTTCCTGTTGGGAAGACATTTGCAAAAAGTCACACTCGTTGAGATCTTAAAAAACAGGGAATAG
- a CDS encoding ABC transporter ATP-binding protein, which yields MFLEVREIEKSYGTGESHTKVLRGVSTTLERGKMCIILGPSGSGKSTLLNAIGGLDRVDKGSIVVDGLDIAKLEQKELVLYRKNYLGFIFQFYHLVPNLTVKENIQVCEYLTSSPLDLYELQDALGLTEHQNKFPFQLSGGQQQRCAIARALVKNPRLLLCDEPTGALDYTMSKEILVLLEKVNQDYGTTVLIVSHNIAIKDMVHKVIEIKDGKIEKDYRNETIIPAGDLEW from the coding sequence ATGTTTCTAGAGGTCAGGGAAATTGAAAAAAGCTATGGGACCGGAGAAAGCCATACAAAAGTTTTGCGCGGAGTTTCCACCACTCTGGAAAGGGGAAAAATGTGCATTATTCTCGGCCCGAGCGGCAGCGGCAAATCAACGTTATTAAATGCCATAGGCGGTTTGGACCGTGTTGATAAAGGATCCATTGTGGTTGATGGTTTGGATATTGCGAAACTAGAGCAGAAAGAACTGGTTCTCTACAGAAAAAACTACCTGGGGTTTATCTTTCAGTTTTATCATTTGGTTCCCAATCTTACCGTAAAGGAAAACATTCAGGTATGTGAATACCTCACCTCTTCCCCCCTGGACCTCTATGAATTGCAGGATGCCCTGGGCCTTACGGAACATCAAAACAAATTTCCGTTTCAATTGTCGGGCGGACAGCAGCAAAGATGCGCGATTGCCCGGGCGCTGGTTAAAAATCCCCGGCTTTTGCTCTGTGATGAACCGACCGGGGCCCTTGATTACACGATGTCAAAAGAAATATTGGTGCTTTTGGAAAAGGTAAATCAGGATTACGGAACAACGGTTTTGATCGTATCCCATAATATCGCGATTAAGGATATGGTCCATAAAGTCATTGAAATTAAAGATGGAAAAATAGAGAAAGATTACCGTAATGAGACCATCATTCCTGCCGGGGATTTGGAGTGGTAG
- a CDS encoding ABC transporter permease produces MLLRIAWRDLLQKPLQYTLTVIVAAAAIGLSLAVILIAASVRQGMVNAALPFDMIVGAKGSPTQLIFNTIFLQDAPVGNISNAIHERLVKDERTAKVIPFAFGDNYGGHRIVGTTGDIFQLRPSLQEKPIFALQEGRLFAEEHEVVVGAVAAGKLRLQIGDSFKASHGLTAALEHSEHDEDYVVVGILEKMNRPYDDGIFTPIESVWEMHGNKNRDVTALMVTPKDYAGLMQMYQEINSGQEAQAAFPGAVMADIFDMLGQSEDILTVVSYLVLAMSLLTIVISLYWSVLNRARENAILRAIGAARRDILQVVVLESALLVLTSLVSGLIFGHLLAYGVAAYLQSVMSLYAPVGFLPQELLILAVVALLGITASLLPAMNAYKTDVAKNLLPQ; encoded by the coding sequence ATGCTACTCAGGATAGCATGGCGTGACTTGCTGCAAAAGCCGTTACAATACACCTTGACAGTGATCGTAGCGGCTGCGGCCATCGGCCTGTCTTTAGCCGTCATACTGATCGCGGCCTCCGTACGGCAGGGCATGGTGAATGCTGCCCTGCCTTTCGACATGATTGTCGGAGCAAAAGGGAGCCCCACCCAGCTTATCTTCAATACGATATTTTTACAGGATGCCCCCGTGGGCAATATATCCAACGCCATCCACGAACGACTGGTCAAAGATGAGCGGACGGCCAAAGTTATTCCCTTTGCTTTCGGCGATAATTACGGTGGCCACCGGATTGTCGGAACGACCGGGGATATTTTTCAATTGCGCCCCAGTTTACAAGAAAAACCCATTTTTGCCCTGCAAGAAGGACGTCTTTTTGCCGAGGAGCACGAAGTGGTAGTTGGGGCGGTCGCAGCCGGAAAGCTCCGGCTGCAGATCGGAGACAGCTTTAAAGCCAGCCACGGTCTGACAGCAGCCCTAGAGCACTCCGAGCATGACGAAGATTATGTGGTTGTCGGTATCCTGGAGAAAATGAACAGGCCTTATGACGACGGTATTTTTACCCCGATTGAGTCGGTATGGGAAATGCACGGCAACAAAAACCGTGACGTAACCGCCCTAATGGTGACGCCAAAAGACTATGCCGGACTGATGCAGATGTATCAGGAGATCAACAGCGGTCAGGAGGCCCAGGCTGCTTTTCCTGGGGCGGTGATGGCAGATATTTTTGATATGCTGGGGCAGAGCGAAGATATTCTGACCGTCGTTTCTTATCTTGTCCTGGCCATGTCCTTACTCACCATTGTCATCTCGCTCTACTGGTCTGTGCTGAACAGGGCCAGGGAAAACGCCATATTGCGGGCGATCGGCGCGGCAAGACGGGATATCCTCCAGGTTGTCGTTTTGGAAAGCGCCCTCCTTGTCCTGACCTCCCTTGTCTCCGGCCTGATCTTCGGCCATCTGCTGGCTTACGGAGTGGCGGCATACTTGCAAAGCGTCATGTCCCTTTATGCCCCCGTAGGTTTCCTGCCCCAAGAACTTCTTATCCTAGCTGTTGTTGCCCTGCTGGGAATCACAGCTTCGCTATTGCCCGCCATGAACGCCTATAAGACGGATGTGGCCAAGAACCTGCTGCCGCAATAA